A region from the Micrococcus cohnii genome encodes:
- a CDS encoding carboxymuconolactone decarboxylase family protein yields the protein MSSDAAPDRQDPLRFYLDKAAPSVWSSLVAWRQDVDAAAAQAGLDPQTVELVCLRVSQLNGCAFCLDTHLRSAVKAGVSEQRLALLPAWREAESVYSEQEQAALELAEALTRLEGHEQLQVAQLLSHPRLSDDQYAAVQWLTVLMNATNRISMASHHPVRPREAEARG from the coding sequence ATGAGCTCCGATGCCGCCCCCGATCGCCAGGACCCGTTGCGTTTCTACCTGGACAAGGCCGCGCCGTCGGTCTGGTCCTCCCTCGTGGCCTGGCGCCAGGACGTGGACGCCGCCGCAGCCCAGGCCGGTCTCGACCCGCAGACCGTGGAGCTGGTCTGTCTGCGCGTCTCGCAGCTCAACGGCTGCGCTTTCTGCCTGGACACTCATCTGCGTTCCGCGGTGAAGGCGGGCGTCTCCGAGCAGCGGCTCGCGCTGCTGCCGGCCTGGCGCGAAGCCGAGTCGGTGTATTCAGAACAGGAGCAGGCCGCGCTCGAGCTCGCCGAGGCGCTCACCCGACTGGAGGGGCACGAGCAGCTGCAGGTGGCCCAGTTGCTGTCCCACCCCCGCCTGTCCGACGACCAGTACGCGGCCGTGCAGTGGCTGACGGTCCTGATGAACGCCACGAACCGCATCAGCATGGCCTCCCACCATCCGGTCCGGCCGCGTGAGGCCGAAGCGCGCGGCTGA
- a CDS encoding NAD(P)-binding domain-containing protein, with protein sequence MSDAESAAPLTVGVLGAGRAGTALARALARIPTLTPGASAPVVRLASTAPPRRLRHHLTIYAPRAEAVSAEQLAAQAEVSVLAVPRDALDDVDPAALRGPRTRTVVDMTNTWDAPGVDAAAQPTTAEVDAWLRTGTELPVVRAFFDVSHHDLAAAGRVRAPRRALAVGSAADEVRARREIANLVRTMGYDAVEFAGSAAGAVLEPGGAAFGTEHDAESLERLLHGR encoded by the coding sequence GTGAGCGACGCCGAGTCCGCCGCGCCCCTGACGGTCGGGGTGCTGGGTGCGGGCCGAGCGGGCACGGCTCTCGCCCGGGCGCTGGCTCGCATCCCGACCCTCACCCCCGGCGCATCCGCACCGGTCGTTCGCCTGGCCAGTACGGCGCCGCCGCGTCGGTTGCGCCACCACCTGACGATCTATGCGCCCCGGGCCGAGGCCGTGAGCGCCGAACAGCTCGCCGCGCAGGCTGAGGTGTCCGTGCTCGCGGTACCGCGCGACGCCCTGGACGACGTCGACCCGGCGGCGCTGCGCGGCCCGCGCACACGCACCGTCGTCGACATGACCAACACGTGGGACGCCCCTGGCGTGGATGCGGCGGCCCAGCCGACGACGGCCGAGGTCGACGCCTGGCTGCGCACGGGCACGGAATTGCCCGTGGTGCGCGCGTTCTTCGACGTTTCCCATCACGATCTTGCCGCGGCGGGCCGAGTCCGCGCGCCGCGACGGGCATTGGCCGTGGGCTCGGCCGCCGACGAGGTCCGAGCGCGTCGCGAGATCGCGAACCTGGTGCGGACCATGGGCTACGACGCGGTCGAGTTCGCCGGTTCCGCCGCGGGCGCGGTCCTCGAGCCCGGCGGCGCCGCGTTCGGCACGGAGCACGACGCCGAGAGCCTGGAGCGTCTTCTGCACGGGCGGTGA
- a CDS encoding fumarylacetoacetate hydrolase family protein, with product MKLATFRLPDDEAAYPGNTFAAIITATDPTDPQIAVEAVALEDCTDVGEFLTLAPEQRQEVLDEATAAAERDPNRVLDVATLMYETLVPFPTKVVGVGLNYKDHVAETGLEAPEHPTLFAKFAQSLTGPLDAIEVPQEDHRLDYEGELCVVIGEPGRRIPESQAAEHIAGYAVANDVSVRGFQGRTSQWLQGKIWDASTPVGPWLVTPDEFTPKAEILTRVNGERRQRSRALEVVFTPEQIVSYVSQMVTLHPGDLILMGTPSGVALGRKDADGRRAWLTSEDVVEVEITGLGRQHTEIR from the coding sequence ATGAAGCTTGCGACTTTCCGCCTCCCGGACGACGAGGCCGCCTATCCCGGCAACACCTTCGCCGCGATCATCACCGCGACCGACCCGACGGACCCGCAGATCGCGGTCGAGGCCGTCGCGCTCGAGGACTGCACGGACGTGGGCGAGTTCCTCACGCTGGCCCCCGAGCAGCGGCAGGAGGTCCTCGATGAGGCCACGGCCGCGGCCGAACGGGATCCGAACCGCGTGCTCGACGTCGCCACGCTCATGTACGAGACGCTCGTGCCGTTCCCGACGAAGGTGGTCGGCGTGGGCCTGAACTACAAGGACCATGTCGCCGAGACGGGCCTCGAGGCGCCCGAGCACCCCACGCTGTTCGCGAAGTTCGCTCAGTCCCTGACCGGACCGCTTGATGCGATCGAGGTCCCGCAGGAGGATCACCGTCTCGACTACGAGGGCGAGCTGTGCGTCGTGATCGGCGAGCCCGGTCGGCGGATCCCCGAGTCGCAGGCCGCCGAGCACATCGCCGGATACGCCGTCGCGAACGACGTCTCCGTGCGGGGGTTCCAGGGCCGCACCTCGCAGTGGCTGCAGGGGAAGATCTGGGACGCCTCCACCCCCGTCGGCCCGTGGCTGGTGACGCCCGACGAGTTCACCCCGAAGGCCGAGATCCTCACCCGGGTCAACGGCGAGCGCCGGCAGCGCTCCCGCGCGCTGGAGGTCGTGTTCACCCCGGAGCAGATCGTCTCCTACGTCTCTCAGATGGTGACTCTGCACCCGGGCGACCTGATCCTGATGGGCACCCCGTCCGGGGTGGCCCTGGGCCGCAAGGACGCGGACGGTCGACGCGCGTGGCTGACGTCCGAGGATGTCGTCGAGGTCGAGATCACCGGCCTGGGCCGGCAGCACACCGAGATCCGGTGA
- a CDS encoding aldo/keto reductase yields MIASSALTPEELSAERSALVLGTMTWDDTQPEVNAAALRAGLDAGITLLDTADIYGDGASERAVGAALAELDDAERTRLRVQTKCGIVRANRATGVGTKHYDSSPAHIAASLAGSRERLGVETVDTLVIHRPDLLTDPETTVRAFLDAREAGHVGELGVSNLSVSRAQAYQAALRRLAGPESRLACVQVELGLHHRGLVEAEVLANHTAAPATGGAVGLGQWCRDEGVELQAWGPLGQGRYTGRAATESAADTSDEATVADTTQVVAELADRYGVSGEAVVLAWLTRLPWGVRPVIGTRAPERIAACAQQGRAAEAMTTEDWHRLWTAARGEKLP; encoded by the coding sequence ATGATCGCCTCCTCCGCCCTCACCCCTGAAGAGCTCTCCGCCGAACGCTCCGCCCTGGTCCTGGGGACGATGACCTGGGACGACACGCAGCCCGAGGTGAACGCCGCCGCTCTGCGCGCCGGGCTTGACGCGGGGATCACGCTGCTCGACACCGCCGACATCTACGGGGACGGCGCCTCCGAACGGGCCGTCGGCGCGGCGCTCGCCGAGCTCGACGACGCCGAGCGGACGCGGCTGCGCGTGCAGACCAAGTGCGGGATCGTGCGCGCGAACCGTGCAACCGGCGTCGGCACAAAGCACTACGATTCCTCACCCGCACACATCGCCGCGTCCCTGGCCGGCTCGCGGGAACGCCTCGGCGTCGAGACGGTCGACACGCTCGTGATCCACCGGCCCGACCTGCTCACCGACCCCGAGACGACCGTGCGCGCCTTCCTCGACGCACGCGAGGCCGGGCACGTCGGCGAGCTGGGGGTCTCCAACCTTTCAGTGAGCCGGGCACAGGCGTACCAGGCGGCACTGCGGCGCCTGGCCGGTCCCGAGAGCCGGCTGGCCTGCGTGCAGGTGGAGCTCGGGCTGCACCACCGCGGACTTGTGGAGGCCGAAGTGCTCGCGAACCACACGGCGGCCCCCGCGACCGGCGGCGCCGTCGGCCTGGGTCAGTGGTGCCGCGACGAAGGCGTCGAGCTGCAGGCCTGGGGGCCGCTGGGTCAGGGGCGCTACACCGGTCGGGCGGCCACCGAGTCGGCCGCTGACACCTCTGACGAGGCCACCGTGGCCGACACAACGCAGGTGGTCGCGGAGCTCGCGGACCGGTATGGCGTCAGCGGTGAGGCCGTCGTGCTGGCGTGGCTGACCCGCCTGCCCTGGGGTGTGCGCCCGGTGATCGGCACACGGGCGCCGGAGCGCATCGCCGCGTGCGCGCAGCAGGGCCGGGCGGCGGAGGCCATGACGACCGAGGACTGGCACCGGCTCTGGACCGCGGCGCGAGGCGAGAAGCTGCCCTGA